TACTATCGGGTTCAGAGAATACGACTCAAGCGACGCTTTGAAAGATATAGACTGGAAGGCTTATGCGAGGACTGAAAAGCTCTATGTAAGGCAGTTTGAAGAAGAAAAAACCCTTACAACCCATATCCTTCTGGATGCCAGCAAAAGCATGGATTACCCTGAAAAAGGGACTTCAAAATTCGAGTATTCTGCCATGCTCGCTGCAGGTTTTGCTTATATGGTTACCAAATATAATGATAGGTTTGCCATATCCACTTTTACGGAAGAGATTGACATCAATAAACCCGGCAGAGGTAAGAAGAACCTTTTGAGGGCAATCGACCGGCTCAGTGAACTTGAACTTTCAGGCGGAACTTCCATCGGGGAAGCCGTTATGAAGTACAGCCGGGAGATCAAGTCCAGATCCCTTGTAATCCTTATTTCGGACTTCATGCAGGACCCTGAAGCAATAGACACTGCTCTGTACAGGCTTTCCGACCATGACCTTATAGTTATTCAGGTGCTCGACCCCACGGAAAAAGTGCTTCCCCTTCAGGGAAACAGCAAGCTCATAGACCTTGAAACAGGAGAAGACATAAGGACTTACATAAGTGATAAGTTCAAGGAACGCTATACGCAGAAGCTTGACGACCACAGTGCAAGGATCAAGAAGACTTGCATGAAGGTCGGAGCCGAGTTTTACACCTTTACAACCGACACTCCTGTTTTTAATGCTTTCTACCATACAATCAGGAGAAGGAGACGCTAAAAATGCCTTTTCAAAACCCCCTTGCTCTTGCCGCTCTCCTGAGTGTCATCCCGCTTATAATCATTTATATGCTCCGGCCGAAACCAGCCGTGCTTTCTATTCCCTCGTTGATGTTTATCCTCAAGCTTGAAAGGGAACGAAAAAGGGTTTATGCTTCTCTCACGAAAATCGTGCGTGACCCTCTCTTCCTGATCCAGCTCCTTATGCTGATCCTTCTTTCCATAGGTGCTGCAGGTTACTATTATACTTCAGAAGAGCCTCTCAGCGGAGAGCATACTGTGCTTATCCTGGACACTTCGGCAAGCATGCAGGTTGACTCCCGTTTTGAAGATGCAGTTGGAATTGCCAGCGGCTATGTAAGCAAGAAAAACAGCATAATCCTTGCTTCCAGTACTCCTCAGCTTGTCCTTGAAGGCGGAAGCGCTTCCGCTGCCGGGGAGATCTTTGATAAGGTCAGACCCGGAGCCGGCGTTGCCGATCTGTCCGCAGCCATTACTACGGGGATGCGTCTCTTATCTAATGAAGGGGGCAGGATCATTGTCATTTCAGATTTTACTAACTGGGAAGGAGATGACCCTGTGGCTTCCAAGAACCTGGCTGAATCCTACGGGCTTGAGGTTAATTTCGTAAAGGTCGGAAAACCTGCAGAGAATATAGGAATAATTAACGGATGGGTTGAAGCCGTAGATGGAGAATACAGCTATACAGGTGTGGTCAAAAATTACAGAAGCGAAAGCCAGAACGTTCAAATCGAAACCGGAAGAGGGACTTCAGGGAATGCCTCCAAGTCCTTTACTCTGAATGTCCCTGCAGGCGGCACAAATCAGTTTACGCTTGCAAATCTGGGGCCAGGTGTTACTACAGTCAGCCTGAATGTCAATGATGACCTGGCTGTTGACAATAAGGCTTATATCTCCATTCCGGACACCTCGGGACAGCACATCCTCTACGTTACGGATAACGGAAAGCTGCCTTCAAAGACAGCACTCTCTCTACTCCCGAACATTGACCTGGAGATCAGGAAGTCTGTGCCTTCTTCCCTTGACAATTATACCCTTGTTGTACTTGCCCAGAAAGAAAACCCCATTGCCAACGGCTCTGTAAGTAGTATCGAATCTTACGTGCGGAACGGAGGTAATGCTGTCTTTATTGCAAGTGAAGCCCTTTCCCCTGAGAAAACCGAGGTCGACCTTGTTAAACTCCTGCCTGTAAAGCCTATAGGAGTTGAAGAGGCAGAAAACGGGCTTGAGGTTAAAGAAACGCTCAAGAACAGTATCACAGAGGATATGAAAAGTGAAGAAATCTCTGTCCGCAAATACATGAACGCAACTGAAAGAACGGGTTCTACAACCCTCGTAGCTACGGAAAACGGTATTCCTGTGCTGAGTTACTGGCAGTCAGGTAGAGGAACTATCTTCTATATGGGGCTTAATGACGAACTAGGGGAAGGGGCCTGGAACAATTTCCATAACCTGCCCGAGTATCCGGTATTCTGGATAAAACTTGTTGAATGGCTCGGAGGCATTGGTGACATCTCAGAGTACAACCTCGAAACAGGTACCCTGACATCCCTTTCAAAAACCGAGGAAATCCGCACGCCTACAAAGACCCTGACAGCAAACACTTTGCTTTATGACGAGGTAGGAATATACGAGGTTTCAGGCAAGAGGATTGCAGTCAATCTGTATGATGACAGGGAATCAAACACTACAATAGACTCCTCTGACCTTATCAGCCGCGCAGTTGAAAAAGACGAACCCAGGCTTGTCAAGTCAGACTCCTATACTGCAAGAAACGATATTACCGATTATATTATAGGAATTCTTTTCCTGCTTATGCTGCTTGAAATCCTGATAGTCCGCGGGAGGGGTGAACTGTGAACATGTCACTTGAAAGCCCTGAGATGCTTCTACTCATAGTTCCCTTGATTATTGCGGGTTTTTATCTCCTGCGGAAGACAAAAACGAAACTTATGGAATGGAGAATGCTTGTTGCCCTCCTCCTTGTCCTTGCTCTGGCTTCGCCCTATACAACGGTTACCCGGACAATCAATGAAGAAGAGCCTTCACTTGTGCTTGTTCAGGACCAGACAGCAAGTATGGGTATTTTTCCTGAAGAAGCAGGTACAGACCTGTATGAATCTCTTACGGCAAATACCCCAACTACTCTCGTGCAGCTGACTGGGGAAAAGACCACTCTCGGAGATGCCGTTACCCAATATTCCGGGCTAGGAAACCAGATAGTGCTTGTTACCGATGGAAACAGCAACTCTGGAAAGGACCTGACAGAAGCTCTGGAGTTTGCAAGGGACACAGATACTCCGGTCTATCTTGTCCGGCCCGAGCTAGAAACAAATGACCTCAGCGTTGAGGTACTCGGTGATAAGACAGTGGTTGTGGACAACCAGAATGAGTTTGAGATAGTTGTCCGCCAGGCATCAGAACAGAGTGTCAGCTATTTCCTTGAAGTGTTTGTGGATGGAGAACTTTCCCAGAGCAGGCAGTTTACGCAGGATGCCAGGAATAATACCATTCCGATCAATCAGGCTTTTACCACCCTTGGAGCTCACAATATAAGCGTAAAAATCACTCCTTCCGGAGAGGATTTAAACGAAATTAACAATGAGTTCTTTAAGTCTCTTTACGTAATCCCCAAACCTAAAATCACACTTATTACAGGTGAGACCGGTTCTCCTCTGGCTAAAGTCCTGAGCAGCCTTTACGAGGTTTCGGTTGTAAACGGTTATTCGGGGGCAGAAAATGTTACGGATAGCAAGGCTCTGGTGCTTGACAACCAGTATATAGACTCATTTTCCGAGTCTGAGATTAAAGAAATCAAAAACTACGTCAGCAACGGAGGCGGACTCATTGTCGTCGGAGGGGATACGGCTTACAACTACGGAAACTACCTTAATTCTTCCCTCGAGGAAGTCCTGCCTGTAATTTCAAAACCTTCCGAATTCAGGGGAGGGAGAAATCTAATCCTGATCCTTGATGTTTCTCCAAGTACGGTTGCTCACAAAACTCAGGGAGATATCCTGTCAAATGCTGTTAATATCCTTGAGAACGACAACCTGAAAGATGCAAATGTTGCTGTTGTAGCATTCGGCAACGCGGCGTATGATGTTTCCGGTGGGTTCGTGTTCATGGGGCTTCCTCATGAGCTCGCCCTTCTTAAAGAGAAAGTCTCGAAGCTGACCCCTACTAACGAGACTGAGACTTCCCTCGACCAGGGGCTCGGTGTAGCTAAACAGATGTTTGAAGGTGAAGACGGTGAGCTTGATGCTATTATAATCTCTGACGGAGGAATTGAAGACTCATACGACCAGAGCGTTCAGGTTGCACAGGAGCTGAAAGATATGGGTGTAAACCTGTATTTTATCCATATCCGTTCTTCTGCTCCCTCTCAGGCCGACAGGACCCGAAACTACTATGCTGAGAAGCTGATGCAGGAACTCGGGCTTGGTGACGCTCAACACTATCAACATATCGAAATGGGTGATAGAGCAAATATCGTATTTGAAGAGACCTCTGAAGCTCCCGAGGACAGTGAAGAAGAGGAAATCGAAGATACAGGTTCCTACCTGCTCCTTGAGTACTCCCCCGACCATTTCATTACTAAGGGTGTGAACCTTACCAGCACGACTATCACAGGATATAACCAGGTTACTCCAAAAGCCGGAGCTGAACGCCTGGTCATTACGGTTACAGGGCAGCCTGTGCTCACCACATGGCGGTTTGGACTCGGGCGCGTCGCAGCCTTTACCACGGATAACGGAGAAGGTGAAGGCACTCGCTGGGCTTCTGCTCTGTACAACGGATCAAACAGCAAACTGATTTCAGGCACGGCTAACTGGGCAATAGGAAACCCTCAGGCAGAAGAAGGAGCTGTTGTTGAAGCTCCCGACACATGGCTTGGCACCCCTTCCGACCTTACCCTGATTATGTACGATGAGGGAATCCCGCAGCTTAAACTGAACGGAGCCCAGCTTGACCTTGCCCTTACAGGCAGAAACACTTATGAAACAAGTGTCAACCCGGTAAATATCGGGATTCATGACATTTCAGGTTACCCGCTTGCAGTAAATTACGCGCTTGAGTACCTTGAAGTCGGGCATAATAAGGATATTGAACCTCTTATCCTTGCAACCGGAGGGAAGATTTATACTGAAAAGGAGGCAAGAGCCTCTCTCCTGAAAGACGCGAGACAGAACTCGGAAAGGGAGTCAGATGAGCCTGTTAGCCTGAAAATGTATGTACTTCTTGCAGCCCTTGTCCTTTATCTTGGAGAAGTCATAGTCAGGCGCATAAGGGAAATGAGAAGGCTCAGGCAGGCACAGGGTGAGACAGGAGCAGGAGAGACGGCTGCCTGAGCTTCTTCCCTGCTTCCCTTTCTTTTTTAAATTACTTCTCTTTTATTTCTTTCTCATTTCGTTTTTTTCTTTTAAGAACTGATCTCCAGAAGAACTGGAGGAGACGTTTGTTTATCTGTAAGTTGAAAAACGGAGCCTGGGTCAAGAAATTCATTTCTCAGGCAGGCGGAAGGCTATAACCTGTGCAGCATGAAGATAAGATTCAAATGTTCCACTTCTTGATTTCCCGGAATAGACAACTAGATTTTTCAGACGTTGACTCTTCTACCGGTTAGAAGTACATCAACAGAAGCAGGGTTATCTGCCCGAAAAAGCCGGAAAAAATTGGGACCACAAGGTTGTCATCTATTTTGTTTACTGCGGTCTCCGTGAGGGTTGCAAAAAAAGCCATTACCAGGGACACAACCGGGTTTCCGGTTATAGCGAGCCCTACTACCAGATCGGTTATGAACTCGGAAGCTGAGCCTTCAAGAGATTTGTCATTTTTAAAAATTTCTCTGAAAACTCTTCTTTTTCCGTAAAACTTTCCTATCAGGGCTGCAGCTAGGTCTCCGAAGGTTGTCATAAGAACTGCAGCATAAGCGATTTCCCTGTTGAAGAGGGAGATTGCTGCAATTGCACCCAGGGCAAAGTAGATGTGTCCCCCAAGACTTTCGGCTTCGTGTTCCCTGTACATCATATAAAAAAAAGGAATTTTCAGATTTTCTTCGAGCCTGAGATATTCCAGGAAAAGGACGGTTACAAGGAAGAGCATGAGAACCCAGAGAATGGCTTCTTTCCCGAAAAACTCGTAAATAAACACTATAAAAATTGAGACCAGATGCACACTTTTTCTCAGGACTTCAAGAACGACTTCTCTGGATGACATAGCATAAAGGGTTTGTGAGAATTGAATATAAATTTATACTGGTCTAGGGCTGAAATTTCCACTGTTTTACAGAGGCTGCTGTACTGAAGACTCAAAAATATTTCTCAGGTGCTGTGCTGAGATTCAACAGAGTCTCCTATCAATTTCTTAATCAGATTTGCATCTTTGATTATTTTCAAACTCATAAGCCCTCCTACTAAAAGGTTCATATGGTATGTCAGAGCTCTCCAGGCAAGAACGGTAATTCCCAGAACAGACGAATCTACGAAAATGGAAAAGATAGAAGCTGCTCCTAATTCAGCAACTCCGCTTGCCCCGGGAGTTGCGGGTATTACCATTATAACTGCGAGAAGTACCTGGGCTGCAAAGGCTGTGATAATCGAATGCGTCTGTGAAAGGCCCATCAGGATCAGGATGAGCAGTGAAAATTCTATGGTCCAGAAAATAAAAGTATAGAGAATTCCCCAGAGCAACCCTTTTCTTCCTTCCGAGAAAAAGACTCTGACACTGTCATGGAAATGGTCTATTTCCCTGTCTATCTGTTCCATAAAGTGCGAAATTGCAGCATCGGTTTTTTTTCCAAAAAAGGGGGCAAGTCTGCCTGTCAGCCTGCGTGTTATGTATTTTACTTTTTCGGGTTTCCAGACCCCGTAAATAAAGAAAACGAGAAGTAAGAAAACAAGGAAGTTTGCTGTGAAGAAGGCTGCATCGAACTTATAGTCCGAAAGGATATCACCAAGAACATAGAATGCAAAGGGCAGACAGGAAAAGATAAATAGTGCATCAAGCAGTCGTTCTCCTACAACGATTGCAGTAGCTCTCCCAACAGGAATTCTGTTCCTGCTAAGGCTGTGGACTCTCAGGAATTCTCCGCCTGCAGAAGAAGGAGTAATTCCGGCTACAAAAACACTTGAGATAACTATCTCTGTCACCTTCAGAACACTTATCCTGTGTCCCAGAGCCTTGCAAAGAGCCCGGGTCCTCAGTCCCCATACGGGGTAAGAGAGAATATGAAGGAGCGCAGCTGCCAGAATGTATTCCAGTCTAATCTTCCTCAGAGCTTCGATCGTCTCCGAGCTAAAAGTCAGGCATGTAACCAGGGCAATTGATACTGCGCTGATAACCAGCGACCCAATAAGCCATTTTTTATACCTGGTCATTGAAATCTCTTAATTTTATTTTTCAGTTGATACATTCCTGTTTAAGGAAACTTCTTTTTACAATATATAATGAACGGCATAAAATAGGTGAGGTCTGCCGGAATAAATCATTTTTCTAACTATTAAATGAATATTAACAAGTATTAATTGATATTATAAGAGCTTTACTCATTCTTAAAAGGTTTATGTTTTTTAAGCTTCTTTAAGCTAGTGATTTATTGAAAGTTCCTGCTTCTTAAGAAGTTTTACTAAAAAATAAGGAATAAATATAATCCGTTTTAAAAGATAAGCCACAATAAGGTGAGGTCCGTTAGAAAGCACATGAAAGATAAAAATAGCAAAATTTAAGTTAGTTATAAAAACTCAAACTGAGTTTTCAAGAAACCTGTATTGTGGAAAAAATATCTATGTTTCCAGATCA
The genomic region above belongs to Methanosarcina horonobensis HB-1 = JCM 15518 and contains:
- a CDS encoding DUF58 domain-containing protein; amino-acid sequence: MTRTKQKIETDFFKQLDRFTFSVRKRVSTVYAGNRPSTRSGHGIDTIGFREYDSSDALKDIDWKAYARTEKLYVRQFEEEKTLTTHILLDASKSMDYPEKGTSKFEYSAMLAAGFAYMVTKYNDRFAISTFTEEIDINKPGRGKKNLLRAIDRLSELELSGGTSIGEAVMKYSREIKSRSLVILISDFMQDPEAIDTALYRLSDHDLIVIQVLDPTEKVLPLQGNSKLIDLETGEDIRTYISDKFKERYTQKLDDHSARIKKTCMKVGAEFYTFTTDTPVFNAFYHTIRRRRR
- a CDS encoding DUF7408 domain-containing protein; protein product: MPFQNPLALAALLSVIPLIIIYMLRPKPAVLSIPSLMFILKLERERKRVYASLTKIVRDPLFLIQLLMLILLSIGAAGYYYTSEEPLSGEHTVLILDTSASMQVDSRFEDAVGIASGYVSKKNSIILASSTPQLVLEGGSASAAGEIFDKVRPGAGVADLSAAITTGMRLLSNEGGRIIVISDFTNWEGDDPVASKNLAESYGLEVNFVKVGKPAENIGIINGWVEAVDGEYSYTGVVKNYRSESQNVQIETGRGTSGNASKSFTLNVPAGGTNQFTLANLGPGVTTVSLNVNDDLAVDNKAYISIPDTSGQHILYVTDNGKLPSKTALSLLPNIDLEIRKSVPSSLDNYTLVVLAQKENPIANGSVSSIESYVRNGGNAVFIASEALSPEKTEVDLVKLLPVKPIGVEEAENGLEVKETLKNSITEDMKSEEISVRKYMNATERTGSTTLVATENGIPVLSYWQSGRGTIFYMGLNDELGEGAWNNFHNLPEYPVFWIKLVEWLGGIGDISEYNLETGTLTSLSKTEEIRTPTKTLTANTLLYDEVGIYEVSGKRIAVNLYDDRESNTTIDSSDLISRAVEKDEPRLVKSDSYTARNDITDYIIGILFLLMLLEILIVRGRGEL
- a CDS encoding VWA domain-containing protein, encoding MNMSLESPEMLLLIVPLIIAGFYLLRKTKTKLMEWRMLVALLLVLALASPYTTVTRTINEEEPSLVLVQDQTASMGIFPEEAGTDLYESLTANTPTTLVQLTGEKTTLGDAVTQYSGLGNQIVLVTDGNSNSGKDLTEALEFARDTDTPVYLVRPELETNDLSVEVLGDKTVVVDNQNEFEIVVRQASEQSVSYFLEVFVDGELSQSRQFTQDARNNTIPINQAFTTLGAHNISVKITPSGEDLNEINNEFFKSLYVIPKPKITLITGETGSPLAKVLSSLYEVSVVNGYSGAENVTDSKALVLDNQYIDSFSESEIKEIKNYVSNGGGLIVVGGDTAYNYGNYLNSSLEEVLPVISKPSEFRGGRNLILILDVSPSTVAHKTQGDILSNAVNILENDNLKDANVAVVAFGNAAYDVSGGFVFMGLPHELALLKEKVSKLTPTNETETSLDQGLGVAKQMFEGEDGELDAIIISDGGIEDSYDQSVQVAQELKDMGVNLYFIHIRSSAPSQADRTRNYYAEKLMQELGLGDAQHYQHIEMGDRANIVFEETSEAPEDSEEEEIEDTGSYLLLEYSPDHFITKGVNLTSTTITGYNQVTPKAGAERLVITVTGQPVLTTWRFGLGRVAAFTTDNGEGEGTRWASALYNGSNSKLISGTANWAIGNPQAEEGAVVEAPDTWLGTPSDLTLIMYDEGIPQLKLNGAQLDLALTGRNTYETSVNPVNIGIHDISGYPLAVNYALEYLEVGHNKDIEPLILATGGKIYTEKEARASLLKDARQNSERESDEPVSLKMYVLLAALVLYLGEVIVRRIREMRRLRQAQGETGAGETAA
- a CDS encoding diacylglycerol/polyprenol kinase family protein; the encoded protein is MSSREVVLEVLRKSVHLVSIFIVFIYEFFGKEAILWVLMLFLVTVLFLEYLRLEENLKIPFFYMMYREHEAESLGGHIYFALGAIAAISLFNREIAYAAVLMTTFGDLAAALIGKFYGKRRVFREIFKNDKSLEGSASEFITDLVVGLAITGNPVVSLVMAFFATLTETAVNKIDDNLVVPIFSGFFGQITLLLLMYF
- a CDS encoding lysylphosphatidylglycerol synthase transmembrane domain-containing protein gives rise to the protein MTRYKKWLIGSLVISAVSIALVTCLTFSSETIEALRKIRLEYILAAALLHILSYPVWGLRTRALCKALGHRISVLKVTEIVISSVFVAGITPSSAGGEFLRVHSLSRNRIPVGRATAIVVGERLLDALFIFSCLPFAFYVLGDILSDYKFDAAFFTANFLVFLLLVFFIYGVWKPEKVKYITRRLTGRLAPFFGKKTDAAISHFMEQIDREIDHFHDSVRVFFSEGRKGLLWGILYTFIFWTIEFSLLILILMGLSQTHSIITAFAAQVLLAVIMVIPATPGASGVAELGAASIFSIFVDSSVLGITVLAWRALTYHMNLLVGGLMSLKIIKDANLIKKLIGDSVESQHST